The sequence below is a genomic window from Bactrocera neohumeralis isolate Rockhampton chromosome 4, APGP_CSIRO_Bneo_wtdbg2-racon-allhic-juicebox.fasta_v2, whole genome shotgun sequence.
GATGTCGTTAGTCAATAATCCATCACAGCCGATGTGGCACTGGTTATAGGAGAAGCGACCGTCCGCAGGTTGGCACCAGTAGTAGTCGTTGATCTGGAAGAGACCGTAATCGTTGGAGCCATTGTAGTTGGTTGGACCGACGACATCAGTGCGGTAGGAGCTCTCATGTTCGGCAATACAAGCCCAACGGGCCAATTGATCCCTGGGAACACCCAAGCGAGACATCTCACGAGCTAAGGAGCAACGGTCCAGGACCTCAGCGAAGGCTGGTGCGGCCAAAGCCACAGCGAAGAGCAAGAAGGCG
It includes:
- the LOC126754910 gene encoding lysozyme B-like, whose translation is MKAFAFLLFAVALAAPAFAEVLDRCSLAREMSRLGVPRDQLARWACIAEHESSYRTDVVGPTNYNGSNDYGLFQINDYYWCQPADGRFSYNQCHIGCDGLLTNDIEPIVRCAQEVLRMQGWSAWSTWHYCDGYVPSIDDCF